ATGCATGTGGAGGACACTTTGGACCTAAACGCACCGCacataaaattcttgaatgTGGACTATTTTGGCGAAACATATTTCGTGATGCCTTTTTATTCTGCAAAACTTGTGAAATGTGCCAAAAAGTTGGCAACCTTAGTCATCGAAATGAGATGCCCCTTACTCCTATtcatatttgcaaaattttcGATGTGTGGGGCATCGATTTTATGGGTCCTTTCGTTTTTTCTTtctgtaatttttatatactcttAGCTGTTGATTACGTCTCTAAATGGATAGAGGTGAAAGCCACTCGCAATGATAATGCTAAAACCGTAGTTGACTTTCTtaaaagttctatttttttaGGTGTGGCACTCTACGAACATTAATCAGTGACAGAGGAACTCATTTTTCCAATAAGCTCGTAAGTGCACTTATGGAGAAATATGGAGTGACTCAACGAATTGCCACTGCTTACCATCCACAAacaaatgggcaagctgaagTGTCAAATCGTGAAATCAAATCCATCTTGGAGAAGACTGTTAAACCTAACAGAAAGGATTGGAGCTTGAGGCTAAGTGACGCACTTTGGGCTTATAGGACAGCTTACATGGGACCAATAGGCATGTCACCTTACCGACTTATTTTTGGTAAACCGTGCCATCTCCCGGTCGAATTAAAGCACAAAGCATTTTGGGCAGTTAAGCAATGTAATATGGAGATGGAGTCTACAGGAAGATCTTGGAAGTTGGACATCCAGAAACTCAAGGAAATTAGAAACGATGCATATGAAAATGCTCGagtttataaagaaaagacGAAGGCGTTTCATGACAAGCTAATCACTAGGAAGCAGTTTTCAATAGGACAAAAAGTTCTCCTATACGACTCCACCTTAAAAATTTTCGCCAGTAAGCTTCGATCCAAATGGATAGGTCCATTCATTATAACTAATTTATTCtcgaatggtgcagtggaaatTCAAAGCGAGGAAACTCGGAAGTGCTTTAAGGTAAATGGTCAAAGACTGAAACccttttatgagaattttcaaacGCACACAGTTGAGGAGATTGTTCTCAAGGATCCCAAAACTTGAATAACAGgtcgtcgagctaacgacgttaaacaaagcgctgttgggaggcaacccaaattttctctttatgcaaataaaatttttggaaggtaAAATGGAAAGTGAAAATGCATGTCGAGGATCGGTTTTGtctaaggaaagacttggtacttaagaatGTCTAttgtgactcacctctctttcctgggaacttACCTGGTGCATTTATCACGACTATTTTACTAAATCCCATAAtcttggtttttaataatttaagcatAGCATTAGCTAAGCTATAAATtcgagaaataaaaattacacattttattttattttattttatttttattccttctattttattttattttacaggTAGACCTTCTAAGACAAAGTTGAAGCCCCTACGTCTTTTGAAACTCGATTAACCAGAATCGAGGAAGGAGTCGACTCTTTACGCACCTTAGTAATAGACGTTCTCACACACCTACGAGGCCACCCTCTACGACGTTGAAATACATGGGgagtttcttttttctctctttttcctaCTTATCCTTActttttattcttcaaattACATTGGGACAATGTAAATTAAGTAGGGAGACGGAAACATAAATTGGTTCTAATTTGCTTATCTGTTATCGCTGTTTTTGCATGTTTTTCGTGAagggtaaaatttttcttttgagaaatTGGGATGGTACACTAATGGTTTGACCTATTTAGCTATTtagtaggggtgttcattcgattaaccgacccgaaataacattaaccgaattaaccgacctttccaaatctttaaccgttaaccgaaccaaaatttttttaaaaaaaattaactgaaccgaaatttttttatgttaattcggtcggttaaccgaattaaccaaaaattatatgttttttttatttttggttaaaaattaaccaaattaactgaattaaccgaattacccaaattaaccgaattaactgaattacccgaattatctgaattaaccaaattgaatcactacataattaaattatttttagacttttagactttagttttagtcttagttttagaattttatttttatttattaaattatttgtaatttttatgattgggttgggttgggtaattgggttgggttgaatacttgggtttagattgggtttaggtgaatagtagacctatttatatattataattttatttattaatttttacggttaaaccaaaaaaattcggttaaccgaccggtttcgaaccgaattaaccgttaacctaaaaattaaaaaataattaaccgacctcCAACTGAAAAAGTTCGGTTAATCGAcagattaaccgaattcggtcggttaactgaattttttcggtttcacccaaattttgcacacccctactaTTTAGTTCTTTACACATAAAACTTTTCAATAACCTAGACTTAGTGGGTAAGAAATTTTTAGGAATTATGAGTTTGCTTGACTGCCTACCTTATATCACATGTCAATTTTCTGCCTTTTCTtctgtaataataataataatactcctCTGATATGAACGTTAAGAGTGAAAATTGGGGTTGTACCTTGACCGAGTAACCGGAATATGGTGTTTGGGTTGTCATCACATCTCGCGTAAAAAGGTTCGTGTGGCTGTCCAATTTCTTTGCACCCACTCTGCTAACAAGCTATCATGAGTAGGGCGAAATAACCCGCTTAGAGACATCCGAATCGAGTAACCGAAacatggtgcttgggttgtcatcatgTCTCCCATCAAAAAATTCGAAGATGTCttaagtacaaaaataatacaatgaGGGGTAGGTCCTTCTTATTTCTTAGGCTAGGTTATTTGAGATGATAATATGtaaagactaaattgttgaattgtgcaAACCATGGGGGTCAAGTCCTATTATGGaggaaattttttcttttgcagaTACATATAAAATGCTCGAGGACTAGCATGAACTAAGTAGGGGagatttgattaaatgctaaaaaaacatatttcatgtaatttaattggtcaatttatgagaatgcaccactgatttttccatgtttatattgaattttatacaggggtgcaatttggggctaaatagaataaaaagaaaataattgggctagattgaagaaaggagCAAAGAAGGTGGGCCAAaacagaatttttccaagatgtaattagctgaaattttattttgacttagtgggagattatgtagggatttttatatcatggaatattttatttccttgattttctatggctagtggctcttaatttagcaaagccactagtataaatagggggctactttgttcatttaatcatcaagtctttcatcaagtttttaatcaagttttcaatcaagctttcatctttGGAATGCAATCTTTCCTTCATTctctcaaaattatttgttgtctttggtttctttactttcaatttattaatttctagcTCGTCACCAACCTACACTacttacatttttcttttccaaaccTTTTTCTCATTCCGTGTAACCTAAAACTATTCCACATATTAAGCCACCCactttttaccatttcaacattttttttcataCAGTTAGAATTCCGAAAGGATCGATTGTCTAATCGGTTTTtcgtgaacacattggcgtgccaagtggggattgctgtttggttccgtcaagggaagtagtaaccggatttaaatgtcccacgtgGTTGAGaacattggttcgagctaggctcttctagaacgcaaagctgccggagttctaaacCATGAACGTTTCattggttgttcgatcggtaagggttagttatagGACATTCCATatctaatttacacaaggaagagttggtgtccgagacatccttggtagctataactagcttattggaaaagaagaGTTCATTttatttcgaggatcggttcaaagacgaaaAAACCCGTGCCTGAAGCTGagctaagtttaattaatttttcttcagatttatttaactgtttttattattttgttttcagcttttactttttacgcattatttatttatttatttcaggtttcaaattttatcctcCCGaacttcttgggcacgacaactgccccgacataaaCCTGGTCAAGAGAGGAACAATTTGCAGTAAATTctagtctctgagggatcggccctactccctatactgcttaaattttcaaattaggcataggattatattggtggaatcgacacccatcaatttataattttgcatgagttttatcaaaaaatgaacttttaaataatttttaatttttaagaagtAAAACTAAATTGACAGAATGTGTAAAgttgatgattaaattttgttaaattttttaaaattaggattaaattgatagaatctTTAGACATTGGAaggttaaaatttatcattatgccaaTAAAAGAAAGGTCAACACTAGTAATTTAACGtaggagtgaccaaaatattaaatttgagtaaCACTAGTGATTAAAATAGAAAGTTTTAAAATTGGGTGACCTAAACAAAAACACGCTAATAATTAgatgactatttttataatttaccctaaaaaatgTAAAAGCAAGTTAACTTTAGGTATTCACCATACATGACTAATCCTCTTGCCACATGTGCTCTCTTAAGAGGTAAACATACATCTGACCACGAAAATGTGCTCCATTTCCTTGAGCGGGAATAAACTCCAATCATATGATTAAGAGACGATACAAGTAATCATCACACTACACCTcatgatttgattaaaaaaattaaggtgtATAAATCAATAATGCGtataattaatcattaatttttagtataagTGTAtgaattagtattttgtataattaatcGTTGTTTAATTGTTACTATTGCTGGTTAGTTTTAGGGATAGGAGGAATTATGGAAAAGTTTAACTCCTCAACAGAAGTCTCTTATCAATGCATTGTACCATGTTTTAACTAATTGtaccaattttaatataatacgGTTGAGAATAAAGTTTTAACTGATTTTACCTCTTGTGGACCGTAAAAGATTAGAGATTTTACCAAATGGTACGGGCAACCATCAGAACCATCCTACTTTCCCTCTTCTTCTCCAACCTTCTTCCTCCTTTGCAATTAGCAAACAAgacaaacaaaacaaacaacaaatttttacaaaaattatgatgattttatgaTAAGGGGTCGTGgtttttttttggcttaattTGTTATAACAAGAAAAAGTTTCGTCATGAATATGGTCAAAGTCCTTGGTGGTGGTGATAAAAATGAACGTTAACGTTGCATGTAAATTTGCAGTCACAAAAAGTTAGAGTCAAAGAGGTGGCGGCGGTGGTGGTGGATTTGGTTATATAATATATTGGAGGAGACGGTGTTTTTAATCAAAAAACAATGGAAAAGGCGGAATATACGGTGGCCAACAAATCAGATGATACGGTGGTTTGCTATTCACCCACCATGATCACTACAAATGGTGTATGGCAAGGTGATAACCCTTTGGATTATTCGCTTCCTCTCTTCATCTTGCAGTTGACCCTGGTGGTTGTCACCACTCGCCTGCTCGTTTTCATCCTCAAACCCCTACGCCAACCTCGAGTTGTTTCTGAGATTCTCGTAAGTTAAATTACTCGTATAATCAACAATCAAGCTCTCGTTGTTTTTatgtatctttttttttaatagctGGTTTTGTACAGGGAGGAGTATTATTAGGTCCATCTGTGTTAGGACGGAGCGTAAACTTTGCCAACACATTGTTTCCTTTGAGGAGTGTGATGGTGCTTGAAACAATGGCGAATATCGGTCTTCTTTACTTCCTCTTCCTTGTTGGTGTAGAGATGGACCTTTCGGTGATTCGTCGAACGGGAAAGAAAGCTCTCGCCATTGCCATTTCTGGCATGATCCTACCCTTTGTAATCGGCATCTGTTTCTCTTTCATTCTCCACGGCAACGAAGCCGAACCCCTTGCTCATGCCACCTACGTTCTTTTCCTTGGAGTTGCTCTCTCAGTCACAGCATTTCCAGTGCTTGCTCGTATCCTTGCGGAGCTGAAACTTATTAATTCAGAAATCGGCAAGTTGGCCATGTCTTCTGCTCTTATCAATGACATGTGTGCATGGATTCTTTTAGCTTTAGCCATTGCCTTGGCAGAGAATGATTCTACTTCCTTAGCTTCCCTTTGGGttgttctttctagtgctacTTTCGTTGCCATTTGTATTCTCGCTGTTAGGCCAGCCATTTCATGGATGATTCGAAGAACACCTGAAGGAGAATCATTCAACGAGTTTTACATATGTCTTATCCTAACAGGGGTTATGATCTCAGGCTTCATTACAGATGCCATTGGGACACATTCTGTGTTTGGTGCCTTTGTGTTTGGTCTTATCATTCCCAATGGACCACTTGGGGTTACTCTAATAGAAAAGCTTGAGGACTTTGTTTCAGGGCTTTTGCTGCCTCTCTTCTTCGCCATTAGCGGGCTCAAGACAGATGTAGCTTCGATCAGAGAAGGTCAAACATGGGGGATCTTGGCTGTTGTAATCGTCCTTTCTTGTGCTGGAAAGATAGCTGGAACTGTTCTTGTGACAACCTTTTACCATATGCCACTTAGTGAAGGGTTTACACTTGGGTTACTCATGAACACCAAGGGCCTCATTGAAATGATTGTTCTCAATGTGGGCAAAGATCAACAGGTCTTAGATGATGAGTCGTTTGCAATCATGGTCATCATAGCGGTGGTTATGACTGGGATCATTTCGCCCATTGTAGCAACCATTTACAAGCCGGCAAGGAGGTTCGTACCATACAAACGTAGAACGATTCAAAGATCAAAACCAGACGGTGAGCTACGAGTGCTGGTGTGTGTCCACGGCCCTCGTAATGTCCCAACAATAATCAACTTACTAGAAGCCTCCAATCCCACCAAGAAGTCTCCAATATGCGTGTACGTGCTCCATCTCGTTGAACTCACTGGTCGTGCATCTGCAATGCTTATTGTCCATAACACCCGTGGATCCGGTCGACCGGCTTTAAACCGAACACAAGCTCAATCAGACCACATAATCCATGCTTTCGAAAACTTCGAGCAAAATTCGAGTTTCGTCTCCATTCAGCCCCTCACAGCCATTTCCCCTTACTCCTCCATGCACGAAGATATTTGTGGGTTAGCCGAAGACAAACGTGTTGCCCTCATAATCATCCCTTTCCACAAACAACAAACAGTAGATGGAGGAATGGAAGCAACGAACCCGGCCTTCCGAACAGTTAACCAAAATTTACTCGCAAATGCGCCTTGCTCGGTGGGAATTCTAGTTGACAGAGGCCTAAGTGGTTCAACACGCTTGGCAGCAAACGAAGTGGCACACCATGTAGCTGTGCTGTTCTTTGGGGGTCCAGATGATAGAGAAGCACTTGCATACGGATGGAGGATGTGTGAAAATACAGGAACAAGCCTCACCGTGCTGCGGTTTGTCGCGAGCGATGAGTCACTCGCCTCTACAACAGAGTTGCCACCTCATATGCACGATCAAGATGATCCAAGGATTCTAACAGCAGAAACAGACGGCATTCAGGAAAAACGGTTTGACGAAGAACACTTAAACGAGTTCAGGACGAAGAGTGAGGAGAACGAGTTAGTTGTATATGCAGAGCAAGTTGTGAACAATGGGGAGGAAACAGTGGCTGTCATTCGGTCATTAGACATCCAGCACGACTTGTTCATCGTCGGGAGAGGACAGGGAATGTCATCACCGGTCACAACCGGACTTACTGACTGGAGCGAGTGTCCAGAGCTCGGTGCAATTGGTGATATTCTAGCGTCATCGGATTTTGCATCGACGGTGTCCGTGTTGGTGATCCAACAGTATGTTGGGTTAATGCCCCATGAAACCGCAGCAATACCAGATAGCCCACCTGGTCAACCAGATGACAAGCTTGCCAACCGGTGGACACCACAAGCAAGTGGAACTGCGACGCCTGTTTTCTAACTTGTACAAAATTAGACAACATTAGTGGTGGTATTGTAACATATATAGGATACTGATCTATCTGACTATAATTAAGAGCACATTCAAACCAAAACATGAGATACAAATCACAGTTACCTCCATGATTTCTTTGTCTTCTTAACTAAGtttcttttcactttctttCCACCGTTGCATAGAATTCTAGTTAGAGGTTGCTTTTCATTTTAGCGAAATGTACATAGAAACAGAATATACGGTTCACAATTTGCATATGCTTTTCTATCTAATTCTTACCTACTTGTGTCACATGCCGTGGATTAAAGTATTTGACCATTGCACACAAAACGCTCCATGAAGgtcaactaattaaataaatgagacTCATTTAATCTTGTTAGAGTTGTGTAactcaaattctaagagattgcttgcaaatcaaggtaaacaaaatatattttctttttagaagatttagcatttattagtataatatatttagcatttattagcatagtttatttgacttactaatttagcctataaataggttcttttataaccttagaaaatacacccattagagattagaacttaTAACACATTTacagaattttgtgtttacgtttggagggttctttgttttcggattttcggggtttagttttttatctccatcttttgtactcttcgttcttttgccattatagtaaaattatctttgctcgtgattttttatcctctttgaagggatttttcacgttaaatttgtgtgttcaatttctcaatttattccgctattttttttacttgttgcttaattggGTCGATCCTAACAAATCCACTTGAACTAGCCGATCGatttgtgaaatacatgagaTTTGAAACTTTGGTAGCATAGTGTAACACTCTActaaaactagagttaccaatataattattgtaaattataagGGATAAAgatgtataatttaaatctcTTAATTAGGACTCTCATTTTGTAGATAGACACAAATCTTGACCGTCGATGTAATTCAATTTGTATCTTTAAATATAGGGgaactcaactataaatagagatctTCCGCTCATTTATAATCACTTAATTGTAAACTTTTAAAGTAATAGAATACTTTTCGGAGCATTTACTTAAACACTTGGTGTGTGTTATTTTTGTTGTGACTTTTATGTTGTTTGTGGCTTCTTTCTCTTCAAGTTTGCTTCCGCTTTGCTTCAATGTCCTAGAGATTTTTTGCGATAATTCTCATTCTTCAAGAGTAAGATTGACTTAGGCGGATTTAAACTTGAGAAATCATCTAAGACTGCACGGTTTGTCAAACTAAAGTTCTAGCTCCGTGACACTTAAGTCTAGTTGCATATGAGCTTTATAGAATTTGCATATGCTATTTTATTCACATTccatataattttactattatttgattttaataatatttacataattatgAACATGGTTTATTATTGTGTTGTGAAATATTATGCCAAAtgtaatgaaatattaaaataatgattctTTGTAAGTAAACTTTTGATTcatattgaaatgaaaaatttgttttatctaattatttaacattttattatagattctttcatactttttttatttttattacttttaaaattttattttattctttaaattatttttaaaattaatacttttcttataaattaaaccaattctcatttaattagaaaatataaattttaaaaattataaaatcatgtgCAATATACTAAAATGGGAACTAGCATACAtaaaaacacaagtttagaaaAACTTTTAAAGCGATGAAATACCTTTTgttgttaattatattactaaattgatattaaaataataatttattggtATTATTTTTAGATAGTAATATAGGCTTTTTGAGTGAATCAAGTTGAATCAGGCTTGGAcctaaacttgaattaaaaaaaaaattcaaacctcGATATGAGCCAATTAAAAAGCACAACCGATTTAAATAATCGTTTCGATCGATTTTTTTAACCTACTTAACTGACattcatttgaaaaaaattaaacctatcAAATTTCTTTATCAAAATCGATAAAACTAAACAGACATTGATTTAATTGGTTAGAATGGTATTCTCGATTTACTGAgtaattttaatgctttttgtTTCCTTTCAGTTGCTGTTGAAAAAATAATTCATGCCTACATAACCCttaaaaaacacataaaagaCCTAACAATATGATTGGTTCGACGGAATGGAATGCTATTCCACGCGCTACAGTGATACATTTGATTGGTTGAAATTTGATTGCCGAATTGTTATTCCGTGCTGGCCCTATTACTTGTAAACACTGCAGATCCATTCAGAGGGTCGGGCTCTGAATTGCCTATTCAATACTTCTCGTAATAactctatttcttttaagaCTAAAATCTCCTCCCACATTCGCTCATCATCCCGATAACAATAGCAAGAGATCTTCTTGGGTTTTGCATAAAATGCATCAGAAGACTCTCTGCTTTTGGGTTTTTCGTGTGGCGAATTTGTATAGGAGTGAGTATTCGATCGAGTTgagtcgaatcgagtaaaaaatttttgagtcaagtcgagtcgagttaacgaatcctattatttatactcaatattGTGTTTACATggaccgattatttaactagtagacaaagtataagattatttaactacataaacaata
The sequence above is a segment of the Gossypium raimondii isolate GPD5lz chromosome 4, ASM2569854v1, whole genome shotgun sequence genome. Coding sequences within it:
- the LOC105780763 gene encoding cation/H(+) antiporter 15 yields the protein MEKAEYTVANKSDDTVVCYSPTMITTNGVWQGDNPLDYSLPLFILQLTLVVVTTRLLVFILKPLRQPRVVSEILGGVLLGPSVLGRSVNFANTLFPLRSVMVLETMANIGLLYFLFLVGVEMDLSVIRRTGKKALAIAISGMILPFVIGICFSFILHGNEAEPLAHATYVLFLGVALSVTAFPVLARILAELKLINSEIGKLAMSSALINDMCAWILLALAIALAENDSTSLASLWVVLSSATFVAICILAVRPAISWMIRRTPEGESFNEFYICLILTGVMISGFITDAIGTHSVFGAFVFGLIIPNGPLGVTLIEKLEDFVSGLLLPLFFAISGLKTDVASIREGQTWGILAVVIVLSCAGKIAGTVLVTTFYHMPLSEGFTLGLLMNTKGLIEMIVLNVGKDQQVLDDESFAIMVIIAVVMTGIISPIVATIYKPARRFVPYKRRTIQRSKPDGELRVLVCVHGPRNVPTIINLLEASNPTKKSPICVYVLHLVELTGRASAMLIVHNTRGSGRPALNRTQAQSDHIIHAFENFEQNSSFVSIQPLTAISPYSSMHEDICGLAEDKRVALIIIPFHKQQTVDGGMEATNPAFRTVNQNLLANAPCSVGILVDRGLSGSTRLAANEVAHHVAVLFFGGPDDREALAYGWRMCENTGTSLTVLRFVASDESLASTTELPPHMHDQDDPRILTAETDGIQEKRFDEEHLNEFRTKSEENELVVYAEQVVNNGEETVAVIRSLDIQHDLFIVGRGQGMSSPVTTGLTDWSECPELGAIGDILASSDFASTVSVLVIQQYVGLMPHETAAIPDSPPGQPDDKLANRWTPQASGTATPVF